In one Gracilinanus agilis isolate LMUSP501 chromosome 6, AgileGrace, whole genome shotgun sequence genomic region, the following are encoded:
- the UBOX5 gene encoding RING finger protein 37 isoform X2 yields MVINLCLPQFRPRIHCNKISADGYEVENLISEDLVKRSRGFRTEYFIKPPVHVTVSFPFNVEIGKINVDLTAGGVQNITGLEMYTSASSGKASWNSLEFQPSLLEQATTDKEAFTLVGRVLLKNQSRVTFSHRGFKARPPFHQLEATLSSPGTVTQELWSKGPSSLSHVSHLKICITHVAGSGVTCIKKVEVWGQPAKTCPQEVIESIMLVASQSLPRGFNPTASVPTPALPMESDCEPCGHAQSQQPPGLQELADVIQDVPEEFLDPITLEIMPFPMLLPSGKVIDQSTLEKCNRSEAAWGRVPSDPFTGVAFSQHSQPLPHASLKARIDYFLLQHTAPGCNLLGRAQIPGVAVPSSIAVTSRKRKGDFMEQSPNDSPPVEPSCFSTTDSPVTSSTSEHNTKKMKLDVEPGLTHMDCSSEQTWSSLGPGCTSCSRTFSPYFKTEPVYQLPCGHLICRSCLAERQRALSILCGSCKKPVASQDVLRVHL; encoded by the exons ATGGTAATAAACCTTTGCCTACCACAGTTCAGACCAAGAATTCACTGCAACAAg ATCTCAGCAGATGGCTATGAAGTAGAAAATCTCATCTCTGAAGACCTCGTGAAGAGAAGCCGTGGCTTCCGCACTGAGTATTTCATTAAACCACCAGTCCACGTGACTGTGTCCTTTCCCTTTAATGTGGAAATCGGCAAGATTAATGTGGACCTCACAGCAGGGGGAGTCCAAAATATCACTGGCCTGGAAATGTACACGTCTGCCTCATCAGGTAAAGCCTCTTGGAACAGCCTGGAGTTTCAGCCCTCACTCTTGGAGCAGGCCACCACTGACAAAGAGGCTTTCACCTTGGTAGGGAGAGTCTTATTAAAAAACCAGAGTCGAGTGACGTTCAGCCACAGGGGCTTCAAGGCCAGGCCACCTTTCCATCAGTTGGAAGCTACCCTCTCCTCTCCTGGAACTGTAACTCAGGAGCTCTGGAGTAAAGGCCCCTCCTCTCTTAGTCATGTATCCCACTTAAAGATCTGTATCACCCATGTCGCTGGCAGTGGGGTCACTTGCATTAAGAAGGTGGAAGTGTGGGGCCAACCAGCCAAAACCTGCCCCCAGGAGGTCATAGAGAGCATCATGCTGGTAGCCTCTCAGAGCCTTCCTCGAGGCTTTAATCCTACGGCCTCTGTCCCTACCCCGGCATTGCCAATGGAGAGTGACTGTGAGCCCTGTGGCCATGCCCAGAGCCAGCAGCCACCAGGGCTTCAGGAACTGGCAGATGTGATCCAGGATGTGCCTGAGGAATTCCTGGATCCAATCACTCTGGAGATCATGCCCTTCCCCATGCTGCTTCCCTCTGGCAAGGTCATTGACCAGAGCACCTTGGAGAAATGTAACCGGAGTGAAGCGGCTTGGGGCCGAGTCCCCAGTGACCCCTTTACAGGGGTGGCCTTCAGCCAACACTCCCAGCCACTGCCCCATGCTTCTCTGAAGGCCAGGATAGACTATTTCCTGTTACAGCACACTGCTCCTGGCTGCAACCTTCTTGGAAGAGCCCAGATTCCTGGGGTGGCAGTTCCCTCTTCCATTGCCGTGACTTCTCGCAAGAGAAAGGGGGATTTCATGGAGCAGTCGCCAAATGACAGCCCTCCTGTTGAGCCTTCCTGTTTTTCTACCACAGACTCACCAGTCACATCTTCTACCTCGGAGCACAACACTAAGAAAATGAAACTCGATGTGGAGCCAGGCCTGACACATATGGATTGCTCATCAG AACAGACCTGGAGCAGCCTTGGTCCCGGATGCACCTCTTGTAGCAGAACGTTTTCTCCTTACTTCAAAACTGAGCCTGTTTATCAGCTTCCCTGTGGCCACCTGATATGCCGCTCCTGCTTAGCTGAGAGGCAGAGGGCACTGTCCATC
- the UBOX5 gene encoding RING finger protein 37 isoform X1: MVINLCLPQFRPRIHCNKISADGYEVENLISEDLVKRSRGFRTEYFIKPPVHVTVSFPFNVEIGKINVDLTAGGVQNITGLEMYTSASSGKASWNSLEFQPSLLEQATTDKEAFTLVGRVLLKNQSRVTFSHRGFKARPPFHQLEATLSSPGTVTQELWSKGPSSLSHVSHLKICITHVAGSGVTCIKKVEVWGQPAKTCPQEVIESIMLVASQSLPRGFNPTASVPTPALPMESDCEPCGHAQSQQPPGLQELADVIQDVPEEFLDPITLEIMPFPMLLPSGKVIDQSTLEKCNRSEAAWGRVPSDPFTGVAFSQHSQPLPHASLKARIDYFLLQHTAPGCNLLGRAQIPGVAVPSSIAVTSRKRKGDFMEQSPNDSPPVEPSCFSTTDSPVTSSTSEHNTKKMKLDVEPGLTHMDCSSGAISHEQRLSESLDVALTSALSTLPSFTGRLMKAQPQLLSAGSPSSSSWSSSSGSEQTWSSLGPGCTSCSRTFSPYFKTEPVYQLPCGHLICRSCLAERQRALSILCGSCKKPVASQDVLRVHL, encoded by the exons ATGGTAATAAACCTTTGCCTACCACAGTTCAGACCAAGAATTCACTGCAACAAg ATCTCAGCAGATGGCTATGAAGTAGAAAATCTCATCTCTGAAGACCTCGTGAAGAGAAGCCGTGGCTTCCGCACTGAGTATTTCATTAAACCACCAGTCCACGTGACTGTGTCCTTTCCCTTTAATGTGGAAATCGGCAAGATTAATGTGGACCTCACAGCAGGGGGAGTCCAAAATATCACTGGCCTGGAAATGTACACGTCTGCCTCATCAGGTAAAGCCTCTTGGAACAGCCTGGAGTTTCAGCCCTCACTCTTGGAGCAGGCCACCACTGACAAAGAGGCTTTCACCTTGGTAGGGAGAGTCTTATTAAAAAACCAGAGTCGAGTGACGTTCAGCCACAGGGGCTTCAAGGCCAGGCCACCTTTCCATCAGTTGGAAGCTACCCTCTCCTCTCCTGGAACTGTAACTCAGGAGCTCTGGAGTAAAGGCCCCTCCTCTCTTAGTCATGTATCCCACTTAAAGATCTGTATCACCCATGTCGCTGGCAGTGGGGTCACTTGCATTAAGAAGGTGGAAGTGTGGGGCCAACCAGCCAAAACCTGCCCCCAGGAGGTCATAGAGAGCATCATGCTGGTAGCCTCTCAGAGCCTTCCTCGAGGCTTTAATCCTACGGCCTCTGTCCCTACCCCGGCATTGCCAATGGAGAGTGACTGTGAGCCCTGTGGCCATGCCCAGAGCCAGCAGCCACCAGGGCTTCAGGAACTGGCAGATGTGATCCAGGATGTGCCTGAGGAATTCCTGGATCCAATCACTCTGGAGATCATGCCCTTCCCCATGCTGCTTCCCTCTGGCAAGGTCATTGACCAGAGCACCTTGGAGAAATGTAACCGGAGTGAAGCGGCTTGGGGCCGAGTCCCCAGTGACCCCTTTACAGGGGTGGCCTTCAGCCAACACTCCCAGCCACTGCCCCATGCTTCTCTGAAGGCCAGGATAGACTATTTCCTGTTACAGCACACTGCTCCTGGCTGCAACCTTCTTGGAAGAGCCCAGATTCCTGGGGTGGCAGTTCCCTCTTCCATTGCCGTGACTTCTCGCAAGAGAAAGGGGGATTTCATGGAGCAGTCGCCAAATGACAGCCCTCCTGTTGAGCCTTCCTGTTTTTCTACCACAGACTCACCAGTCACATCTTCTACCTCGGAGCACAACACTAAGAAAATGAAACTCGATGTGGAGCCAGGCCTGACACATATGGATTGCTCATCAG GTGCCATCTCCCATGAGCAGAGATTGTCAGAAAGCTTGGATGTTGCCTTGACTTCGGCCCTCAGCACTTTGCCGTCCTTTACAGGCCGCCTGATGAAGGCTCAGCCTCAACTCCTCAGTGCAGGGAGCCCCAGCAGCAGCTCCTGGAGTTCAAGCAGTGGGTCTG AACAGACCTGGAGCAGCCTTGGTCCCGGATGCACCTCTTGTAGCAGAACGTTTTCTCCTTACTTCAAAACTGAGCCTGTTTATCAGCTTCCCTGTGGCCACCTGATATGCCGCTCCTGCTTAGCTGAGAGGCAGAGGGCACTGTCCATC
- the UBOX5 gene encoding RING finger protein 37 isoform X3 yields the protein MVINLCLPQFRPRIHCNKISADGYEVENLISEDLVKRSRGFRTEYFIKPPVHVTVSFPFNVEIGKINVDLTAGGVQNITGLEMYTSASSGKASWNSLEFQPSLLEQATTDKEAFTLVGRVLLKNQSRVTFSHRGFKARPPFHQLEATLSSPGTVTQELWSKGPSSLSHVSHLKICITHVAGSGVTCIKKVEVWGQPAKTCPQEVIESIMLVASQSLPRGFNPTASVPTPALPMESDCEPCGHAQSQQPPGLQELADVIQDVPEEFLDPITLEIMPFPMLLPSGKVIDQSTLEKCNRSEAAWGRVPSDPFTGVAFSQHSQPLPHASLKARIDYFLLQHTAPGCNLLGRAQIPGVAVPSSIAVTSRKRKGDFMEQSPNDSPPVEPSCFSTTDSPVTSSTSEHNTKKMKLDVEPGLTHMDCSSGAISHEQRLSESLDVALTSALSTLPSFTGRLMKAQPQLLSAGSPSSSSWSSSSGSDLEQPWSRMHLL from the exons ATGGTAATAAACCTTTGCCTACCACAGTTCAGACCAAGAATTCACTGCAACAAg ATCTCAGCAGATGGCTATGAAGTAGAAAATCTCATCTCTGAAGACCTCGTGAAGAGAAGCCGTGGCTTCCGCACTGAGTATTTCATTAAACCACCAGTCCACGTGACTGTGTCCTTTCCCTTTAATGTGGAAATCGGCAAGATTAATGTGGACCTCACAGCAGGGGGAGTCCAAAATATCACTGGCCTGGAAATGTACACGTCTGCCTCATCAGGTAAAGCCTCTTGGAACAGCCTGGAGTTTCAGCCCTCACTCTTGGAGCAGGCCACCACTGACAAAGAGGCTTTCACCTTGGTAGGGAGAGTCTTATTAAAAAACCAGAGTCGAGTGACGTTCAGCCACAGGGGCTTCAAGGCCAGGCCACCTTTCCATCAGTTGGAAGCTACCCTCTCCTCTCCTGGAACTGTAACTCAGGAGCTCTGGAGTAAAGGCCCCTCCTCTCTTAGTCATGTATCCCACTTAAAGATCTGTATCACCCATGTCGCTGGCAGTGGGGTCACTTGCATTAAGAAGGTGGAAGTGTGGGGCCAACCAGCCAAAACCTGCCCCCAGGAGGTCATAGAGAGCATCATGCTGGTAGCCTCTCAGAGCCTTCCTCGAGGCTTTAATCCTACGGCCTCTGTCCCTACCCCGGCATTGCCAATGGAGAGTGACTGTGAGCCCTGTGGCCATGCCCAGAGCCAGCAGCCACCAGGGCTTCAGGAACTGGCAGATGTGATCCAGGATGTGCCTGAGGAATTCCTGGATCCAATCACTCTGGAGATCATGCCCTTCCCCATGCTGCTTCCCTCTGGCAAGGTCATTGACCAGAGCACCTTGGAGAAATGTAACCGGAGTGAAGCGGCTTGGGGCCGAGTCCCCAGTGACCCCTTTACAGGGGTGGCCTTCAGCCAACACTCCCAGCCACTGCCCCATGCTTCTCTGAAGGCCAGGATAGACTATTTCCTGTTACAGCACACTGCTCCTGGCTGCAACCTTCTTGGAAGAGCCCAGATTCCTGGGGTGGCAGTTCCCTCTTCCATTGCCGTGACTTCTCGCAAGAGAAAGGGGGATTTCATGGAGCAGTCGCCAAATGACAGCCCTCCTGTTGAGCCTTCCTGTTTTTCTACCACAGACTCACCAGTCACATCTTCTACCTCGGAGCACAACACTAAGAAAATGAAACTCGATGTGGAGCCAGGCCTGACACATATGGATTGCTCATCAG GTGCCATCTCCCATGAGCAGAGATTGTCAGAAAGCTTGGATGTTGCCTTGACTTCGGCCCTCAGCACTTTGCCGTCCTTTACAGGCCGCCTGATGAAGGCTCAGCCTCAACTCCTCAGTGCAGGGAGCCCCAGCAGCAGCTCCTGGAGTTCAAGCAGTGGGTCTG ACCTGGAGCAGCCTTGGTCCCGGATGCACCTCTTGTAG